The region GATACAGATTCTTTCGACGGACTTTTGGCAGTCGCTCGCGCCGGTGCAGGCGTGAACAACATCACCATCGACAAAGCGAGTTCAAAGGGTATCTGCGTTTTCAATACGCCGGGTGCAAATGCAAACGCTGTTGCGGAACTTGTGATGACGATTCTCGGAATGGAAGTGCGCCACGTTGCCGAAGCCGAAGCTTGGGTGAAGGCACTCGATCCGAATGATCCTGCTTTGGATAAGACGATTGAAAAAGGCAAGAAGATGTTCTCGGGCACCGAACTTTCGGGCAAGACTCTTGGCGTGATCGGCCTTGGAAAAATCGGCGTGCTCGTTTCGAACTATGCGCGTTGGAAGAATATGAATGTCGTCGCTTATGATCCGTATCCGAGTGCTGCAAACATGCATAAGCTTTCGAATGTGGTGACTGTCGTGAAGACGATTGACGAAGTCATCGCTAAGTCGGATTTCCTCACTGTGCATGTTCCGTTCATCAAGGGCGTTACCGAAAACATGTTGAACGAAAAGAATCTCGCTGCATTCAAGGGCTCGATCATTATGAACTTTGCCCGCGGCGGAATCGTGAACATGGATACCGTTTACAAGATGATCGATGAAAACCGTTTGAGCGCATACCTCACGGACTTTGCCGATGCAAAATCTTTGCAGAATCCGAAGATTAAAGTCTTCCCGCATTTGGGCGCAAGCACCGAAGAAGCCGAAGAAAATTGCGCAGTGATGGCAGTCGAAGAACTCAAGGATTACTTGGAATTCGGCGTTGTCCGCAACTCGGTCAACTTCCCGCCGCTCGATAGCTTCCCGCATGCCGAAGTCAAGAGCCGCGTCGTCGTCATCAACCAAGACGTTCCGAATATGATTGCAGAAATCACGAAGGTCTTTGGCGCTGCGAACATTAACATTGCAAGCTTCAGCAACAAGTCGAATGGCAAGATCGGTTATAACTTAATCGACGTCGAATCTTCTGTGGATGATTCCATTATCGATGCGTTGAAGAAACTCGACAAGGTGATTCGCGTCCGCGTGATTCACTTCTAATTTTTCACTTTTGAAAAATAAAAAGCGCCGAAGAATTTTCGGCGTTTTTTTATGGAATGAAATGATGGCGTCTAATTTGTTTGGCAACTTTGCTTTGCTTCTTCATAAGTTTCGTCGCGATTGGCATTTTCTTTTGTCTTCGATTCGATTTCCACATAATAAGTGGAACCTTTGCAATATTGCTTGCTCGGTTCAAATTCAATTTGATCTTCCTCGGGAGTATCTTCGCTCATCAAGGAGTCAATGGTATGCTGCATTTTGTCGCCCATCAATTTAATTAGCAATTCACACTCGGCTTCCGAATTGGTTTCTTGCTTGATAAGAGTCGTCACTTGCGCATTATCGCCGTCCCATTTGATAATCATCTGAATCGTTTCGTTTTCTAAAATCCAAGTATCGTCCGATTTTTTGAAATCGCAAGAGGTAAAGATTTCGAAATCATCGTCATCGGAATTGCTCGAAGTCGGATTTTCAATTTCAGAATTTCCGCTCGAAGAACTTGTTGCGGGAGTTGAGACGCTAGACAAATTATTTTCCGAGTCATCGGTCGGCGACGAGCTAGAATCATCGCAAGCGCTCATCATCAAGAATGTGAACCCCATCGCCAATGCAAATACAATTTTGGATTTGAACATGTTTTTTGTCTCCTATTGAATGGTTGAAAAACTAACAACTTTTTAAATGAAAAATGTAGATGATGGCGCGCCGGAGGAAAGAACTTAGAGCTTAGAACTTTGATCTTAGAATTCTCTAAGATCATTTGCGCGAATTTTGAATTCAGAATTTGACCGTTTGAAAATTTGGGTGATTATTTTGCTGCAAAATTTGTCCGTCGGGACTCCGGAGATAACATTTTACCCGCAAAATTTGTTCATCGGAACTCCGGAAATAACATTTTACCCGCAAAATTTGTTCATCGGAACTCCGGAGATAACATTTTACCCGCAAAATTTGTCCGTCGGGATTCCGGAGATAACATTTTACCTGCAAAATTTATTCATCGGAACTCCGGAGATGAAATTTTGCAAATTTTCGCTCTCTGAGCACTGCCCACTAATTACTAACCACTCATTCCTCATTTTTTCCTATCCCACTGCGAGCTTGTTTGTTTTCTTGATGAATTTTGCGGGAATGGAGCGCTCTAATTTCCACGTGATGCTCATCGGGCGCGAGCCTTTGTGGGTAACGTAATCGGCGAGGCCTAAAAAAGTGTAAGCCGCGGCAGCACCGCTCACGGAATCGGTTTTATATTCGCGGACAAAGAGCAAAATTTTGCTATTCAATTCTCGGTGGTGAATGTAGCGCAAACCGGTTTTTGAGTTTTCGGATGTGGTGCACTGACTTTGCCAATGGAATAATTCTTCGTTAATCGAATAATCGTCGTACATAGATTTACTGAGAAATTAGGAGAGAGGAATGAGAAATTTTTAGTAAAGCGCCTATGGCGCAGAAAATAAAAATACTCTCTTTAGAAAATTAAAGAGAATATTTATAGTTAATTAGTCGTCCCTTAAAATCCCGCCCAGCCCGCATAACTATTGGGAAAAACTGATTTCCACCCTGTGAAAATATTGCAAGGTTTTCTAAAATATGACTGAAAACCTTGCAATTTTTCCCATGTACAGACCGCCAAAATCCCACGCACAGACAAGCCTTTTCTGTTCCCTTGAGGAGC is a window of Hallerella porci DNA encoding:
- a CDS encoding phosphoglycerate dehydrogenase, producing the protein MNNISQKGLGLFGKDYEVSESMESPDAILVRSAQVDTDSFDGLLAVARAGAGVNNITIDKASSKGICVFNTPGANANAVAELVMTILGMEVRHVAEAEAWVKALDPNDPALDKTIEKGKKMFSGTELSGKTLGVIGLGKIGVLVSNYARWKNMNVVAYDPYPSAANMHKLSNVVTVVKTIDEVIAKSDFLTVHVPFIKGVTENMLNEKNLAAFKGSIIMNFARGGIVNMDTVYKMIDENRLSAYLTDFADAKSLQNPKIKVFPHLGASTEEAEENCAVMAVEELKDYLEFGVVRNSVNFPPLDSFPHAEVKSRVVVINQDVPNMIAEITKVFGAANINIASFSNKSNGKIGYNLIDVESSVDDSIIDALKKLDKVIRVRVIHF